TCGCACCTCACGAGGTAGTATTTGTAACTTCTCATACATTCGACCTCGTTGGTGCAAAAGCGGTCGGAATGCGCGGAGCATTCCTTAACAGGCATGAGAACCCGTACGGCGGCTGGATACACCGACCGGATCTTACCGTTGCTGATACCGGAGAACTGGCTGATAGGCTAACTTCTTAGGAGGAGCCGGGACTGCTTCATCTTTACCGAAGCAACTGTCTGAAGGCACTGATCGAGGTTGGCACCGCTTCAACTCCAGACAATAGACGACTCTACCGAGTGCCGACACTGTGTTCAAAGCACGTAGTCCGGCCTACACTGGAGTGAACCATTCTTCGTAGTCATCAGTCCGACCTGCAACGATGTCGAAGAACCGAGACTGGATCTCATCCGTAACAAGGTCATTGGTACCGTTGCCGATGGCGATATCAGTAACCGAGCGGATTGGCGTGATTTCCGCAGCTGTCCCTGCGAAGAACAACTCACTGGCAGTCTCCAGTTTGTCGCGCGATATAGTCGACTCGAAACGTGTTTCATTGTGGCTGCAGTGGCAGGCTCTCTTTTTAACTGGAATTAGGCTACCTAGCCATGTGGAGAACACTCACAATGGCAGATCCACTCACCGATACCACTGTCGCCGTCTTTCTTGCACAGAGAGGCACTGAAGAGGTTGAGTTCACCGAACCAAGGGAAGCTGTCGAGAACGCCGGAGCCGATGTTGAGGTTCTCGGTACGGAAACCGGCGAGGTACAAACCGTCAATAACGATCTCGAACCGGGCGATTCCTACGAGATAGAGAAAACCTTCTTAGAGGTTTCCGCAGACGACTATGATGCGCTGATCGTCCCGGGCGGCACGGTTGGGGCCGATACCCTTCGGATGGATGAAGATGCAGTGGACTTAGTTAGTGAGTTTGCTGAAGCACAAATGCCAGTGGGGATAATCTGTCATGGGCCGTGGGTGCTGGTTGAGGCGGATGCAGTTGAGGGTCGGACCGTAACCTCCTATCCCAGCCTGCAGACCGATATTCAAAATGCAGGCGGTGAGTGGGTCGACGAAGAAGTCGTCGTCGACGAAGGACTGGTAACCAGTCGCAACCCCGATGACTTGCCTGCCTTCTGCGATAAAATCGTTGAGGAATTCGAAGAAGGACAGCATTAGCGGGTGTAGCAGCCGAGTAGCGGTATCGCTATTTTAATATGCCATAACTGATTAGATCGACGATACTCCGATTTTCCAGCCAGAACGTTACCAGATTTCATTTTGACGCCCTTGTGCAATATCGACCCCTTCTCCACAACTGTGTTGCACAAGCTTCGGTTTCTGAAACACTCTCGGCATACGATATATCCGCCTGATCATCGGTTCCACAATCATGGGTCGGGCTCAAAACGAGTCGCGACTCTGTTGAGATCCTCTACAGATGAACTGGTAGGACCACCCAGCGCTACATACAGACGAACGATGTGTCGCTCTGGGTAGCCATCTACTTAATCTCTATCAGAAATCACGTGCGAGATTCAGAGGCAGTAACTAGGCTGCCATTTCTGCCCCGTATTCAGCCGTAAATACTGATAACCCGTTCGTACGCGTATCTCACCGTTGTATCTTCGAGGGAACAACCATATTGAGTGACAAGTCATATGTGGGTAAAGCATCATCCGTTCTAGTTTAACGAACCGATGTATCCGGCGACGTCGAACTAAAATAGTCAGTAACTAGGAATGTGAGAATCCGGTGGAGAGTGTGTACACACCACCGGATTCTATAGTTGTGGATCGAATTCAAAGAGCGTTTCCC
This DNA window, taken from Halalkalicoccus subterraneus, encodes the following:
- a CDS encoding type 1 glutamine amidotransferase domain-containing protein; this encodes MADPLTDTTVAVFLAQRGTEEVEFTEPREAVENAGADVEVLGTETGEVQTVNNDLEPGDSYEIEKTFLEVSADDYDALIVPGGTVGADTLRMDEDAVDLVSEFAEAQMPVGIICHGPWVLVEADAVEGRTVTSYPSLQTDIQNAGGEWVDEEVVVDEGLVTSRNPDDLPAFCDKIVEEFEEGQH